The following are from one region of the Populus trichocarpa isolate Nisqually-1 chromosome 8, P.trichocarpa_v4.1, whole genome shotgun sequence genome:
- the LOC7490843 gene encoding uncharacterized protein LOC7490843 translates to MSDNVDNNTKVDYTPFGKLPDHLLVEIFVRVPVSEWAQISCVKRQWANVFRGECLWQAALTRTYPLAHQTKRWPGPIPRGLSRRRYTALYVSKRVFALDGEMDEIVGHAYLFLKEQLEFSDMPSTSSILHGTIIDQFIACGKSRDIAHELASQIWLAVLDNLEDNEHTFLILKRLALEGDVFLPYPYTKSIKVQWKVFEKLFTDFRDCFNHVDYYDVLGCAKNKFQPIPSAWLGY, encoded by the exons ATGTCAGATAATGTTGATAATAACACTAAAGTAGATTACACTCCATTTGGAAAGCTTCCTGATCATCTGCTCGTCGAGATTTTTGTCAGAGTCCCTGTATCAGAGTGGGCTCAAATATCTTGTGTTAAAAGGCAATGGGCTAATGTGTTTCGTGGAGAATGCTTGTGGCAAGCTGCTCTCACCAGAACCTATCCACTTGCTCACCAAACTAAAAGATGGCCTGGGCCTATACCGCGAGGGCTGAGCAGAAG gagATACACAGCTTTATATGTCAGCAAACGCGTCTTTGCTCTGGATGGTGAGATGGATGAGATTGTTGGCCATGCTTATTTGTTTCTCAAAGAGCAACTTGAATTTTCTGACATGCCATCTACTTCTAGCATACTTCATGGAACCATAATAG ATCAGTTTATTGCTTGCGGGAAATCCAGGGATATTGCCCATGAGCTTGCTTCACAAATCTGGCTTGCTGTTCTTGACAATTTGGAGGACAACGAGCATACATTTCTCATACTGAAACGTCTTGCGCTAGAGGGTGAT GTTTTTCTTCCATACCCATATACAAAATCCATTAAAGTGCAATGGAAGGTGTTTGAAAAGCTCTTCACTGATTTCCGTGATTGTTTCAATCATGTGGATTATTATGATGTGCTGGGTTGTGCTAAGAACAAGTTTCAACCAATACCATCTGCCTGGTTGGGTTACTAG